In Fulvia fulva chromosome 10, complete sequence, a single window of DNA contains:
- a CDS encoding Glutathione S-transferase 2: MSSPPYFLHDHSVSSYAQKIRMALRLKSLPFTSKTPPNLGSGEANEAFFKANPRMEVPALIDGDFAIFDSTAILMYLEDKHPELPLLPKDPKVRAEARMIEEVCDTHYEAINWSVGEVKWCQRATGPEAERLLAAAEEQTAQLQEWLSAKLGSKEYFNGSSPGYADIAVAPILNRSVHYGYGPKEGSPLQLWHAKISEVPAIKETFAEMTAGAKQMASGGSSTFAKGSGRKREYRDHRLEWMVKNGAIGIVQKGLEEETVRFGWPHPKA; this comes from the coding sequence ATGTCTTCACCCCCCTACTTCCTCCACGACCACTCAGTCTCCTCCTACGCGCAAAAAATCCGCATGGCCCTCCGCCTCAAATCCCTCCCCTTCACCTCCAAAACCCCACCCAACCTCGGCTCAGGCGAAGCAAACGAAGCCTTCTTCAAAGCGAACCCACGCATGGAAGTGCCCGCCCTCATCGACGGGGACTTTGCGATTTTCGATTCCACTGCGATCTTGATGTACCTCGAAGACAAGCATCCCGAGCTGCCGTTACTGCCAAAGGACCCCAAAGTTAGAGCGGAAGCGCGCATGATCGAGGAAGTCTGCGATACGCATTATGAAGCTATTAATTGGTCCGTCGGGGAGGTAAAGTGGTGCCAACGTGCCACGGGTCCTGAAGCTGAGCGGCTCCTCGCTGCTGCGGAGGAACAGACTGCGCAGTTGCAGGAATGGTTATCCGCGAAGTTGGGTTCGAAGGAGTACTTCAATGGTTCCTCCCCAGGCTATGCCGACATCGCCGTTGCGCCTATCTTGAATCGTAGCGTTCACTACGGGTATGGTCCGAAGGAAGGGAGTCCATTGCAGCTGTGGCACGCTAAGATCAGTGAGGTGCCGGCGATCAAGGAGACGTTCGCGGAAATGACGGCAGGGGCGAAACAGATGGCGAGCGGGGGGTCGAGTACGTTTGCGAAGGGCAGTGGGAGGAAGAGGGAGTACAGGGATCATAGACTTGAGTGGATGGTGAAGAATGGGGCGATTGGAATTGTGCAGAAAGGACTTGAGGAGGAGACTGTGAGGTTTGGTTGGCCGCATCCGAAGGCGTAG
- a CDS encoding Rho-GTPase-activating protein 8, translating to MSSFSSTFWSPDYAAGLGVLFGKLQQGVQENDQILTIARMRADAEDLYGQKLGDIETATNRIDGGFQRDDGASVKKAYEGVRSEMTQAAGNHRKIASNIRELVVNPFGRWCDQHAARVQNSQDDLQGRIKAHDRQAETVRQYRSAYYNKCRRVEDLDEEEKLAFQDPGAAAATGSPKNAPQTVPSIKVEEEEPEPEPVEIGDKTYMPDQLKKILTHVLDNIRLGEYKVPIIGTYQNVTTGAEIVDYIQNHLQANSVAYAEQIGQDLVNNGFLRLIGNVGSNFANSSKMQYQWRPKVFQLTGIPEKRPGLLNRTSTIMSQSSDSSVSGTPVIGDKVSEYLGGWNPLNNAHPNETPAERLRREAREADERYKAAVKKLDGMRCSLEEAMIDHMKFMERCELDRLKAIKSVILDFSGAVSNVIPSLQSTVDNMMLFQETVQPLSDLRYTLENYKTGSFLPKVTVYENYYNTNDEQTFGVDIEARARTDRKRVPLIITTILTFMDSHYPDLEGDEARRNVWLVDVPLGATHHLRNQINTGKRVEQALLEKYEVPIVASVLKLYLLELPDSLVSSHVYEIIKTVYTTTSQSASESARIQVIQSTLGQLRLANIATLDALTTHFTRLIELASADDEYVAKLAATMAPCIMRPKQETGLSMNEKYNVRLLKDLFQHKDAIFGELKRQSSLTHTNSGSTRQARAISTDESRRKEHMEERQRAIAAAQHGQAHAGGTRSRAASPSSESSTRGPVPAVPAVPAVPAHRRDRSRGPETRFPVSTTAAQTSERRVTSPTQSSTSSHRDSLSVPQSPLGGRAPPSSTTRDTTDRTNGFHQPPPSDLTDDHTPKARSSIDEAKRASGPAPRISASINAAGDFANHNHYYANSTDSNSNITSSSRPTSEASVPGIKPPTSKYRITNQDEVDSSSEATPTDSTPTKTDSFTRRTAYGRRGTGGLQRQSLVNKHDSAEPEQEQSKGVQLEDKPMDFD from the exons ATGAGTTCCTTCTCGAGCACTTTCTGGTCGCCGGACTATGCAGCTG GTCTTGGAGTACTCTTTGGAAAGCTGCAACAAGGCGTGCAAGAGAATGACCAGATACTTACCATTGCGCGCATGCGCGCAGATGCGGAGGATCTGTATGGGCAGAAGCTCGGAGACATTGAAACAGCCACAAACAGGATAGACGGAGGCTTTCAGAGGGACGACGGAGCGAGCGTCAAGAAGGCATACGAGGGAGTGCGCTCTGAGATGACACAGGCGGCGGGAAACCACCGAAAGATTGCATCCAATATTCGCGAGCTTGTCGTGAATCCGTTCGGCCGCTGGTGTGATCAGCATGCAGCGAGGGTACAGAACAGTCAGGATGATCTCCAGGGACGCATAAAGGCACATGACCGACAGGCAGAAACAGTGCGACAGTATCGCAGTGCATACTACAACAAATGTCGGAGGGTTGAAGATCTGGACGAAGAAGAGAAGCTGGCCTTTCAAGACCCAGGTGCTGCGGCTGCTACAGGCTCTCCTAAGAATGCTCCACAGACAGTGCCCAGCATCAAGGTCGAAGAGGAAGAGCCAGAACCCGAGCCTGTCGAGATTGGTGACAAGACATACATGCCCGACCAGCTCAAGAAGATCCTGACGCACGTACTGGACAACATTCGGCTTGGGGAGTACAAGGTGCCTATCATAGGTACTTATCAGAATGTGACGACTGGTGCCGAGATAGTGGACTATATTCAAAACCACCTGCAGGCAAACAGCGTTGCATACGCAGAGCAGATTGGACAGGACCTTGTTAACAACGGCTTCCTGAGGTTGATCGGAAATGTTGGCAGTAACTTTGCCAACAGTAGCAAGATGCAGTACCAGTGGCGACCAAAGGTGTTCCAGCTTACAGGCATACCAGAGAAGCGACCAGGGCTACTGAACCGCACCTCAACAATCATGTCGCAAAGCTCGGACAGCTCAGTATCAGGCACTCCTGTCATAGGAGACAAGGTGTCGGAGTACCTCGGAGGCTGGAATCCACTGAATAACGCACATCCCAACGAGACCCCAGCCGAGAGACTGCGAAGGGAAGCGCGGGAAGCGGACGAAAGATACAAAGCTGCAGTGAAGAAACTTGACGGAATGCGCTGCAGCTTGGAGGAGGCCATGATTGATCACATGAAGTTCATGGAACGTTGTGAACTTGACCGTCTGAAGGCGATCAAGAGTGTCATTCTCGACTTCAGCGGCGCTGTCAGCAACGTGATACCTTCCTTGCAGTCAACCGTTGACAACATGATGCTCTTCCAGGAAACCGTCCAGCCACTGAGTGACCTGCGGTACACACTGGAGAACTACAAGACTGGCAGCTTCCTACCAAAGGTCACGGTCTACGAGAACTACTACAACACGAATGACGAGCAGACGTTCGGTGTCGACATTGAGGCGCGAGCACGGACCGACAGGAAACGCGTGCCCCTGATCATTACCACAATCTTGACATTTATGGACTCGCACTACCCGGATCTGGAGGGCGACGAAGCGAGACGCAATGTCTGGCTTGTAGACGTTCCGCTCGGCGCAACACACCATCTTCGAAACCAGATCAATACCGGCAAACGCGTGGAGCAGGCGTTGCTTGAAAAGTACGAGGTGCCCATTGTGGCATCCGTACTCAAGCTGTACCTGCTGGAGCTGCCCGACAGCCTCGTGAGCTCGCATGTATACGAGATCATCAAGACTGTCTACACAACCACTTCTCAATCGGCATCGGAAAGCGCCCGGATTCAAGTCATCCAGTCGACTCTTGGACAGCTCCGTCTTGCAAACATCGCCACCTTGGATGCTTTGACCACACACTTCACCAGACTCATTGAATTGGCCAGCGCGGACGACGAGTATGTCGCAAAGCTAGCTGCGACGATGGCGCCGTGCATCATGCGACCGAAGCAGGAAACTGGCCTCAGCATGAATGAGAAGTACAATGTACGGCTGCTCAAGGACCTCTTTCAGCATAAGGATGCGATATTTGGCGAGCTTAAGCGGCAGTCCAGTCTAACGCATACGAACTCTGGCTCTACGAGGCAAGCTCGTGCCATCAGTACAGATGAGTCGAGGCGCAAGGAACACATGGAAGAACGACAGCGCGCTATTGCTGCTGCACAACATGGTCAGGCTCACGCTGGAGGTACCCGAAGCCGTGCCGCAAGCCCCTCATCAGAGTCTTCAACAAGAGGTCCCGTTCCAGCCGTTCCAGCCGTTCCAGCCGTTCCAGCTCATAGACGAGATCGCAGCCGTGGACCAGAGACTAGATTTCCTGTGAGCACGACTGCGGCTCAAACATCGGAGAGACGTGTCACATCGCCAACACAGTCAAGCACCTCGAGCCACCGTGACAGCCTTAGCGTACCGCAAAGCCCTCTAGGAGGCAGAGCTCCGCCGTCGTCGACCACAAGAGACACTACTGATAGGACCAATGGCTTCCACCAACCTCCCCCATCGGACCTTACCGATGATCACACCCCAAAGGCACGATCCTCTATTGATGAGGCAAAGCGCGCGTCCGGCCCAGCGCCAAGAATCTCTGCCTCCATCAATGCCGCAGGAGACTTCGCGAACCACAATCACTACTACGCAAATAGCACAGACTCGAACTCCAACATCACCAGCAGTTCCCGTCCGACCTCCGAAGCCTCCGTCCCAGGCATCAAACCACCAACCTCCAAATACCGCATCACAAACCAAGACGAAGTCGACTCGTCATCAGAAGCCACACCCACCGACTCCACACCGACCAAAACCGACAGCTTCACCCGTCGCACGGCCTATGGTCGGAGAGGCACTGGTGGTTTGCAGAGACAGAGCCTAGTCAACAAGCACGACAGCGCAGAGCCCGAGCAGGAACAGAGTAAAGGCGTACAGCTTGAGGACAAACCGATGGATTTCGATTAG